One window of Trueperaceae bacterium genomic DNA carries:
- a CDS encoding M20/M25/M40 family metallo-hydrolase has product MERMPEEVALAQRLIRAESPSGHESPATTELVAAFAELGYDEAYLDDAGNAIGILRRGEGPTVMFNGHLDVVPAGDPGEWAYPAFSGALADGQLWGRGSCDMKAAVACMAVAARDAGDAGFSGTLIVSGVVQEEVGGLGARFLTEHLHSDVIVLGEPSNLEFKLGHRGRVEMLVELPGRIAHAAKASLGENALYNAARFLAALERCELPSGGPLGASTATPTDLTTSPGGANVVPGKASITVDYRNIVEDEPQMALARLESLDSRARIVIGEEDAVSEDGKVRYRFPRVNQAYLAPTEAPAVTVAREAIKETLGRCGRPFNEGVWWFATDAPYLAARGTPVVGFGPGEPERAHTTRECVPVDHLSVARIVYRQLALAYGAAA; this is encoded by the coding sequence ATGGAGCGGATGCCCGAGGAAGTAGCGCTGGCACAGCGCCTCATACGCGCCGAGAGCCCGTCCGGGCATGAGAGTCCCGCTACCACTGAACTGGTCGCGGCGTTCGCCGAGTTGGGGTACGACGAGGCGTACCTCGACGACGCCGGGAACGCGATCGGGATCCTCCGTCGGGGCGAAGGTCCCACCGTCATGTTCAACGGCCACCTCGACGTGGTCCCTGCCGGGGACCCTGGCGAGTGGGCGTACCCCGCCTTCTCCGGGGCGCTCGCCGACGGACAGCTCTGGGGCAGAGGGAGTTGCGACATGAAGGCGGCCGTCGCCTGCATGGCGGTGGCGGCGCGGGACGCGGGGGATGCCGGCTTCAGCGGCACGCTCATCGTGAGCGGAGTAGTGCAGGAGGAGGTCGGCGGGCTCGGTGCGAGGTTCCTGACCGAGCACCTCCATTCGGACGTCATCGTGCTCGGCGAGCCCAGCAACCTCGAATTCAAGCTGGGACACCGCGGTCGCGTCGAGATGTTGGTCGAGTTGCCCGGTCGGATCGCCCACGCTGCCAAGGCCTCGTTGGGTGAGAACGCCCTCTACAACGCGGCTCGCTTCCTCGCCGCACTCGAGCGCTGCGAGTTGCCCTCGGGCGGGCCGTTGGGAGCGTCCACCGCCACGCCTACCGACCTCACCACCTCTCCCGGTGGCGCCAACGTCGTGCCGGGCAAGGCGTCTATCACCGTGGACTACCGCAACATCGTCGAAGACGAGCCGCAGATGGCCCTCGCCCGCCTCGAATCTCTAGACTCACGGGCTCGCATCGTGATCGGAGAGGAGGATGCGGTGAGTGAGGACGGCAAGGTCCGCTACCGCTTCCCACGGGTCAACCAGGCCTACCTGGCCCCCACGGAAGCTCCGGCCGTGACAGTTGCCCGCGAGGCGATAAAGGAGACGCTCGGCCGCTGCGGCCGGCCGTTCAACGAAGGTGTCTGGTGGTTCGCCACCGACGCGCCCTACCTGGCTGCTCGCGGCACACCCGTAGTGGGCTTCGGCCCGGGCGAGCCGGAGCGGGCCCACACCACTCGCGAGTGCGTGCCGGTCGATCACCTGTCTGTCGCCCGGATCGTTTACCGGCAACTCGCACTGGCCTACGGGGCAGCAGCATGA
- a CDS encoding DUF2007 domain-containing protein, with protein sequence MKGETRLINGDRWTIVDVAPAAPLAEMVAAILEEEGFVVMTRGVDRVDDAFSHLGAVSAGTTVVLVPETDSERALALIAETVTDYEGDDLDEILAEMGNGASAEDLEALGIDLETIEEDEDDEP encoded by the coding sequence ATGAAGGGGGAGACCCGCCTGATCAATGGCGACCGCTGGACGATCGTCGACGTCGCCCCCGCGGCGCCTCTGGCCGAGATGGTGGCGGCCATCCTCGAGGAGGAGGGCTTCGTCGTCATGACCCGAGGGGTCGACCGGGTGGATGACGCTTTCTCCCACCTGGGAGCCGTAAGTGCCGGCACTACTGTCGTGCTGGTGCCCGAAACCGACTCGGAGCGGGCCCTCGCACTCATCGCCGAAACCGTCACCGATTACGAGGGCGATGACCTGGACGAGATCCTGGCCGAGATGGGGAACGGCGCCAGCGCAGAAGACCTGGAGGCGCTGGGGATCGACCTCGAAACGATCGAAGAGGACGAAGACGACGAGCCCTAG
- a CDS encoding DNA-3-methyladenine glycosylase: MQEFGSDVQPSYRERWGEPLPLSFFEQDAREVAMGLLGAVLLRHDDDGGFRWGRVTETEAYLGEHDMASHARFGRTKRTEVMYGQPGRSYVYLIYGMYHMLNVVAAPVGVPQAVLIRAIEPLGGVDGKVDGPGKLTRALGIDMSFNGLPLSAAPLSIHSGEQVREPVVTPRIGIDYAGEWRDAPLRFLAS, encoded by the coding sequence GTGCAAGAGTTCGGGTCCGACGTGCAACCGAGTTACCGCGAGCGATGGGGTGAGCCGCTGCCGCTGTCGTTCTTCGAGCAAGACGCCCGCGAGGTCGCCATGGGCCTGCTGGGGGCGGTCCTGCTGCGTCACGACGATGACGGCGGCTTCCGCTGGGGCCGGGTCACCGAGACCGAAGCCTACCTGGGGGAGCACGACATGGCGAGCCACGCTCGCTTCGGCCGAACCAAGCGGACCGAGGTCATGTACGGGCAACCGGGTCGAAGCTACGTCTATCTGATCTACGGGATGTACCACATGCTCAACGTCGTCGCCGCGCCGGTCGGTGTGCCCCAGGCCGTGCTGATCAGAGCGATCGAGCCGTTGGGAGGAGTCGACGGCAAAGTCGACGGACCGGGGAAGCTCACGAGAGCCTTGGGGATCGACATGTCGTTCAACGGCCTTCCCCTCTCGGCGGCCCCGCTGTCGATCCATTCCGGCGAGCAGGTGCGCGAACCGGTAGTCACGCCCCGGATCGGCATCGACTACGCGGGCGAGTGGCGGGACGCCCCCTTGCGTTTCCTGGCTTCCTGA
- the icd gene encoding NADP-dependent isocitrate dehydrogenase codes for MSFRHIQVPEGDRIELRDGQLQVGDRPIVTFIEGDGTGPDIWRASQRVLDSAVEKAYGGKRRIAWMEVFAGDKANEVYGETLWLPEETLDAVREYLIGIKGPLTTPIGGGIRSINVALRQRLDLYACVRPVQYFEGVPSPVKNPEQVDMVIFRENTEDIYAGIEYREGSDEARRMLALLEEKFPESFAKIRFPGTAAIGIKPVSIEGTERLVRAAVDYAIENDRDSVTLVHKGNIMKFTEGAFRDWGYAMIKREYGAKELDGGPWLTFDNPRTGNTITVKDVIADAMLQQILLRPAEYSVIATLNLNGDYISDALAAQVGGIGIAPGANINYETGHAMFEATHGTAPKYTGQDKVNPSSVILSGEMMLRHLGWHEAADLIVRSMAKTVGQKRVTYDFHRLMEGATLLRTSEFGSALIENM; via the coding sequence ATGAGTTTTCGTCACATCCAGGTGCCCGAAGGGGACCGCATCGAGTTGCGGGACGGCCAGCTGCAGGTAGGGGATCGACCCATCGTCACCTTCATCGAGGGGGATGGGACCGGGCCGGACATCTGGCGTGCATCGCAGCGTGTGCTCGACTCGGCGGTCGAAAAGGCCTACGGAGGCAAGCGCCGCATCGCCTGGATGGAAGTATTCGCCGGCGACAAGGCGAACGAGGTCTACGGCGAGACCCTCTGGCTCCCGGAGGAGACGCTCGACGCCGTCCGTGAATACCTGATCGGGATCAAGGGACCGCTCACCACTCCGATCGGTGGCGGGATCCGCTCGATCAACGTGGCGCTTCGTCAGCGCCTCGACCTCTACGCCTGCGTACGTCCGGTCCAGTATTTCGAGGGCGTGCCCAGCCCGGTGAAGAATCCGGAACAGGTCGACATGGTGATCTTCCGTGAGAACACCGAGGACATCTACGCCGGTATCGAGTACCGGGAGGGCAGCGACGAGGCGCGGCGGATGCTGGCCCTGCTGGAGGAGAAGTTCCCCGAATCGTTCGCCAAGATCCGCTTCCCGGGAACGGCCGCGATCGGTATCAAGCCGGTGTCGATAGAAGGTACCGAGAGGCTGGTGCGGGCAGCCGTCGACTATGCGATCGAGAACGACCGAGACTCGGTCACCCTCGTGCACAAGGGCAACATCATGAAGTTCACCGAGGGTGCCTTCCGCGACTGGGGCTACGCCATGATCAAGCGGGAGTACGGCGCCAAGGAGTTGGACGGCGGTCCCTGGCTCACCTTCGACAACCCCCGAACCGGCAACACGATCACGGTCAAGGACGTCATCGCCGACGCCATGCTGCAGCAGATCCTGCTGCGCCCCGCCGAGTACAGCGTCATCGCCACCCTCAACCTAAACGGCGACTACATCTCCGACGCGCTGGCAGCCCAAGTGGGCGGGATAGGCATCGCTCCGGGTGCGAACATCAACTACGAAACGGGACACGCGATGTTCGAGGCCACCCACGGCACCGCGCCGAAGTACACCGGCCAGGACAAGGTGAACCCTTCCTCGGTGATCCTCTCCGGGGAGATGATGCTTCGGCACCTGGGCTGGCACGAGGCAGCCGACCTGATCGTGCGCTCCATGGCGAAGACCGTAGGGCAGAAGCGCGTCACCTACGACTTCCATCGCCTAATGGAGGGCGCCACGCTGCTCAGGACGAGCGAGTTCGGCAGCGCTCTGATCGAGAACATGTAA
- a CDS encoding NUDIX hydrolase — protein MARREFVVAAAILLDSQGRVLLVGNDWQGYGRVRYTLPGGVVERGESTLDALSREVKEETGLIITRVHHLAYAVHVEDVRRNDRAVSFAFLAEYDGLLNPRDPDGFIVEARFFPVEEVETVIPIPPLKEPLVHYLREREPGRFYSFAGWDGRGGRVA, from the coding sequence GTGGCACGGCGTGAGTTCGTCGTTGCCGCGGCGATTCTGCTCGACAGTCAGGGTCGGGTTCTTCTCGTTGGCAACGACTGGCAAGGATACGGACGGGTTCGTTACACGCTCCCGGGAGGGGTGGTAGAGCGCGGAGAATCCACCCTCGACGCTCTTTCCCGGGAGGTCAAGGAGGAGACCGGGCTGATCATCACCCGGGTCCACCACCTCGCTTATGCCGTGCACGTGGAAGACGTTCGTCGCAACGACAGGGCGGTGTCGTTCGCCTTCCTCGCCGAGTACGATGGACTGCTCAATCCGCGCGACCCGGACGGCTTCATAGTCGAAGCCCGCTTCTTCCCGGTGGAGGAGGTGGAGACGGTCATCCCGATTCCACCACTGAAAGAGCCGCTGGTTCACTACCTGCGCGAGCGGGAGCCGGGCCGCTTCTACTCGTTCGCCGGCTGGGACGGACGCGGGGGCAGGGTCGCCTGA
- the prfA gene encoding peptide chain release factor 1, with translation MIEKLNDLDNEFAALERSLGEPDLLADQARYREAMQRYAELKPVAETFREYRETLAQIDGAKELAGDPEMSEMAQEELARLDPRREELESELERLLLPKDPFDEKNVIMEVRAAAGGDEASLFAAELLEMYLRYADSLGFRAEVLDSQPTEVGGLSKVSIEVTGRGAYSRLKFESGVHRVQRVPATETQGRIHTSTVTVAVLPEAEDVDVQLSPSDYRVDVFRSSGPGGQSVNTTDSAVRVTYKPGTPEEIVVSCQDGKSQIKNKEKALTVLRARLLEREREKAASEAREARLVQIGSGERSEKIRTYNFPQSRITDHRIGFTTRNLAQVMSGDLGELTEALMEAEQSRRLDEMAEAHGARHAGAQPRGTA, from the coding sequence ATGATCGAGAAGCTGAACGACCTAGACAACGAGTTCGCCGCGTTGGAGCGGAGCCTCGGCGAGCCTGATCTGCTGGCGGATCAGGCTCGTTACCGAGAGGCGATGCAACGCTACGCGGAGCTCAAACCGGTGGCGGAGACTTTCCGCGAGTACCGGGAGACGCTGGCGCAGATCGATGGCGCCAAGGAGCTCGCCGGCGACCCGGAGATGAGCGAGATGGCCCAGGAGGAGCTTGCGCGGCTCGACCCCCGGCGCGAGGAGCTCGAGAGCGAGCTCGAGCGCCTGCTGCTCCCCAAGGATCCGTTCGACGAGAAGAACGTGATCATGGAGGTTCGGGCGGCCGCGGGTGGCGACGAGGCCTCACTCTTCGCCGCTGAGCTCCTGGAGATGTACCTCCGTTACGCCGACTCGCTCGGCTTCAGGGCCGAGGTTCTCGACAGCCAGCCTACCGAGGTGGGCGGGCTCTCCAAGGTCTCCATCGAGGTGACCGGACGAGGCGCCTACAGCCGCCTCAAGTTCGAGTCCGGGGTGCACCGGGTGCAGCGCGTGCCGGCTACCGAAACGCAGGGTCGGATCCACACCAGCACCGTCACCGTCGCGGTCCTGCCGGAGGCCGAGGACGTCGACGTGCAGCTCTCTCCCTCCGACTACCGGGTTGACGTCTTCCGCTCTTCCGGACCGGGCGGACAATCGGTCAACACCACCGACTCGGCGGTGCGGGTCACCTACAAGCCGGGCACGCCGGAGGAGATCGTCGTATCGTGCCAGGACGGCAAGTCGCAGATCAAGAACAAGGAGAAGGCGCTCACCGTCCTGCGAGCGAGGCTGCTCGAGCGGGAGCGGGAGAAGGCGGCCTCCGAGGCGCGGGAGGCCCGACTGGTGCAGATAGGGAGCGGCGAGCGCTCCGAGAAGATCCGCACCTACAACTTCCCGCAGTCACGCATCACCGACCACCGCATCGGCTTCACCACTCGCAACCTGGCTCAGGTGATGAGCGGCGACCTCGGCGAACTCACCGAGGCGCTGATGGAGGCCGAGCAGAGTCGCAGGCTCGACGAGATGGCGGAGGCGCACGGAGCGAGGCACGCCGGAGCGCAACCGCGTGGCACGGCGTGA
- a CDS encoding ABC transporter substrate-binding protein, whose protein sequence is MFSPAARAAPTRLLLLGFLLTTAWSAAQTPLRIGVVLPYQDTATSANWNEYLAARAWERDVADQAAGLPVELFYRDGGTTPANTLPAIRELVEQEDVHAVVCCVTAVSAGSAAAMAARLPILSLEEPLGGSEDGPLVMVPGRLTVALAMAQDARRFGRGVGLMTLDNGFGREIVDAVVAALAETGLPLSRAEQYPPGADVLTPEALLVAASEPSAVIVWGLPDDSATAIRGLRARGYEGPVYLPWSLANEFPGGVRNSLLREALLATPPVVLAEELPPGSPNHEALERLREVLARAYGVYGPTLEGALAFDALELLLSAAELATVYGVSPADTASFRQAVSDALVAMGPVDGAAGSYDYDGEDPDLTIPRGVVIATPAPRGLVPAH, encoded by the coding sequence ATGTTCTCGCCCGCTGCCCGCGCCGCCCCCACGAGACTCCTGCTGCTAGGGTTCCTGCTCACGACCGCCTGGTCGGCGGCCCAGACCCCGCTGAGGATCGGCGTCGTACTCCCCTACCAGGACACCGCCACCAGCGCGAACTGGAACGAGTACCTCGCCGCCCGCGCCTGGGAGCGCGACGTCGCCGACCAGGCCGCAGGTCTTCCCGTAGAGCTCTTCTATCGGGATGGCGGCACGACCCCGGCCAACACCCTGCCAGCCATCCGTGAACTGGTCGAACAGGAGGATGTCCACGCGGTCGTGTGCTGCGTAACGGCGGTCAGCGCCGGTTCAGCCGCAGCGATGGCTGCCCGGCTGCCGATTCTCTCCCTCGAGGAGCCGCTCGGGGGATCGGAGGATGGTCCCCTGGTGATGGTTCCCGGTCGCCTGACGGTCGCGCTGGCGATGGCTCAGGATGCCCGCCGGTTCGGGCGTGGGGTGGGCCTGATGACGCTCGACAACGGCTTCGGTAGGGAGATCGTGGACGCCGTCGTCGCCGCACTTGCCGAAACCGGCCTGCCGCTCTCACGCGCCGAGCAGTACCCTCCGGGAGCCGATGTCCTTACGCCGGAGGCCCTGCTGGTGGCTGCCAGTGAGCCCTCGGCGGTGATCGTGTGGGGGCTGCCCGACGACAGCGCTACCGCCATCCGAGGACTCCGCGCCCGCGGCTACGAGGGGCCGGTCTACCTCCCGTGGTCCCTTGCTAACGAGTTCCCGGGAGGCGTACGCAATTCGCTCCTGCGGGAGGCTCTGCTGGCGACCCCGCCGGTGGTGCTGGCGGAAGAGTTGCCTCCCGGGAGCCCGAACCACGAAGCCCTCGAGCGCCTCCGGGAGGTCCTCGCCCGGGCGTACGGCGTCTATGGGCCAACCCTCGAGGGCGCCCTCGCGTTCGACGCCCTCGAACTGCTGCTGAGCGCGGCCGAACTCGCAACCGTATACGGCGTCTCCCCCGCCGACACCGCCTCGTTCCGTCAGGCGGTGAGCGACGCCCTCGTGGCGATGGGTCCTGTTGACGGAGCGGCCGGCAGCTACGACTACGACGGTGAAGATCCCGATCTGACCATCCCCAGGGGGGTGGTGATCGCGACGCCTGCGCCGCGCGGCCTCGTGCCCGCCCACTGA
- a CDS encoding SRPBCC family protein codes for MDRSDQRESFETDIGQRQSGRDFYRQRYRQFDQRGGGSMEWGYVATGALLLGLGGYLLMQGMRGGQTGLPMGRSGGRSGSSTERSRRMGAMMKGRRDTPGVQVREQVTINRSVPDLYRFWRNVENLPRVMSYLEEVTKLGDRRSRWVAKGPAGQKIEWEAEITDARENELVAWRSLEGSEVPNEGSVRFSRSPDGSGTVVDVALTYHPPGGKAGSAIAKLFGREPAQEIRRDLERFKERVESGNLILASGTQGGSFTSS; via the coding sequence ATGGACCGCAGCGATCAGCGCGAATCCTTCGAGACCGATATCGGCCAGAGGCAATCCGGCAGGGACTTCTACCGACAGCGCTACCGTCAGTTCGACCAGCGCGGCGGCGGATCGATGGAGTGGGGCTACGTGGCGACCGGGGCACTACTTCTCGGACTCGGCGGGTACCTGCTGATGCAGGGTATGCGCGGAGGCCAGACGGGCCTGCCGATGGGCCGCAGCGGAGGCCGCAGCGGTAGCTCGACGGAGCGCAGCCGCCGCATGGGAGCGATGATGAAGGGCCGGCGGGACACACCCGGTGTTCAGGTGCGAGAGCAGGTGACGATCAACCGCTCCGTGCCCGACCTCTACCGGTTCTGGCGGAACGTGGAGAACCTGCCGCGGGTGATGAGCTACCTGGAAGAGGTCACCAAGCTGGGGGACCGGCGCTCGCGCTGGGTAGCGAAGGGCCCGGCGGGACAGAAGATCGAATGGGAAGCCGAGATAACCGACGCGCGCGAGAACGAACTCGTGGCCTGGAGGTCGCTCGAGGGGTCCGAGGTGCCGAACGAAGGCTCGGTGCGTTTCAGCCGCAGCCCCGACGGCAGCGGAACCGTCGTGGACGTAGCCCTCACCTACCACCCACCAGGTGGCAAGGCCGGATCGGCGATCGCCAAGCTGTTCGGCCGCGAACCAGCCCAGGAGATCCGGCGCGATCTGGAGAGGTTCAAGGAGCGGGTCGAGTCGGGCAACCTGATCCTCGCCTCGGGCACCCAGGGAGGCTCGTTCACGAGCAGCTGA
- a CDS encoding 3'-5' exonuclease: MSENLEDCAETLEASGEYRVLRRFSCPGRYCEDEATDLLRGVFLDVETTGTDTRTEKIIELAMVPFEYSPDGRVFAVEEAFVGLQDPGRPLPPFITALTGITDEELKGKSIDAAAVASFLTGTSLVIAHNADFDRPFFEKTFPGLEPLPWACSQREVPWGRLGVRGRKLEYIAYRSGVFFDGHRAEVDCQVGVHVLATDWLGDGRTALGSLLESARRVDARLWALGSPFETKDLLKARGYRWDGGRRVWYRDLPEPELEAERIWLAEAVYGEELRRRGRVRLKVTLVSARERYRGTALEPKDDFWVEPVGLFSSR; the protein is encoded by the coding sequence ATGAGCGAGAACCTCGAAGACTGCGCCGAAACCCTGGAGGCGTCCGGCGAGTACCGCGTCCTGCGCAGGTTCTCATGCCCCGGCCGCTACTGCGAGGACGAGGCGACGGACCTGCTCCGTGGCGTGTTCCTGGACGTGGAAACGACCGGCACGGACACGCGGACCGAAAAGATCATCGAGCTGGCGATGGTGCCGTTCGAGTACTCGCCCGACGGTCGCGTCTTCGCAGTGGAGGAGGCGTTCGTTGGCCTGCAGGACCCGGGGCGGCCCTTACCCCCCTTCATCACCGCCCTCACCGGCATCACCGACGAGGAGTTGAAGGGCAAGAGCATCGACGCGGCCGCGGTCGCCTCCTTCCTGACCGGCACCTCGCTGGTGATCGCCCACAACGCGGACTTCGACCGACCCTTCTTCGAGAAGACGTTCCCCGGTCTCGAGCCTCTCCCGTGGGCCTGCAGCCAGCGTGAGGTCCCCTGGGGGCGCCTGGGCGTGCGGGGCCGCAAGCTCGAGTACATCGCCTACCGCAGCGGTGTGTTCTTCGACGGGCACCGGGCTGAGGTCGATTGCCAGGTTGGAGTCCATGTGCTGGCGACCGACTGGCTGGGGGACGGCCGGACGGCCCTCGGTTCGCTCCTCGAGAGCGCGCGGAGGGTCGATGCCAGACTTTGGGCGCTAGGAAGTCCCTTCGAGACGAAGGACCTCTTGAAAGCGCGCGGTTATCGGTGGGACGGCGGCCGGCGCGTGTGGTACCGCGATCTGCCCGAACCTGAACTCGAGGCCGAGCGGATCTGGCTCGCCGAGGCCGTGTACGGCGAGGAGCTGAGGCGCCGCGGCCGGGTGCGGTTGAAGGTGACCCTGGTCTCGGCGCGCGAGCGTTACAGGGGAACGGCGTTGGAGCCCAAGGACGACTTCTGGGTCGAGCCGGTGGGCCTCTTCAGCAGCCGCTGA
- a CDS encoding GNAT family N-acetyltransferase produces the protein MAVRFAPMSPSHWPRVSTIYAEGIATGQATFQTEIPSWEEWDASHLAACRLVLFEDDVTVGWAALSPVSRRYVYRGVAEVSIYVAGNARGRGLGSQLLEALVRGSEEAGVWTLQAGIFPENTASLRLHRSCGFRVVGTRERLGELRGVWRDVLLLERRSAVSGC, from the coding sequence ATGGCGGTTCGATTCGCCCCGATGTCCCCCTCGCACTGGCCGCGAGTGAGCACGATCTACGCCGAGGGGATCGCTACCGGCCAGGCCACTTTCCAGACCGAGATTCCGTCCTGGGAGGAGTGGGACGCTTCCCATCTCGCTGCGTGCAGGCTGGTGCTGTTCGAGGACGACGTGACGGTCGGCTGGGCAGCCCTCTCACCTGTATCGAGACGCTACGTCTATCGCGGTGTCGCCGAAGTGAGCATCTACGTCGCCGGGAACGCCCGTGGGCGCGGTTTGGGTAGTCAACTCCTCGAGGCGCTGGTGAGGGGTTCCGAGGAGGCGGGTGTGTGGACCCTCCAGGCCGGCATCTTCCCCGAGAACACCGCCAGTTTGAGACTGCATCGGAGTTGCGGGTTCCGGGTGGTCGGTACTCGCGAGCGATTGGGCGAGTTGCGTGGGGTTTGGCGCGACGTGCTGCTGCTCGAACGGCGGAGCGCCGTCAGCGGCTGCTGA
- a CDS encoding GAF domain-containing protein, whose product MNEAEFALLAERSAPPGYDELLRMSRSLFVGERDFIANSANLSALLYQFLPDINWCGFYLLRGRELVLGPFQGKVACVRIAVGKGVCGTSAAQRRTLIVPDVEAFPGHIACDAVSRSEIVVPMLAGDRLLGVLDIDSPNRSRFGVEDGEGLERIVEALLVASDPPHLG is encoded by the coding sequence GTGAACGAAGCAGAGTTCGCCCTCCTCGCCGAGCGCTCGGCCCCACCCGGCTATGACGAGCTGCTGCGGATGAGCAGGAGTCTGTTCGTGGGCGAGAGGGACTTCATCGCCAACTCCGCGAACCTGAGCGCGCTCCTCTACCAGTTCCTGCCCGACATCAACTGGTGCGGCTTCTACCTCCTGCGCGGTCGCGAGCTGGTGCTCGGGCCGTTCCAGGGGAAGGTCGCGTGCGTGCGGATCGCGGTGGGCAAGGGGGTCTGCGGCACGAGCGCCGCGCAGCGCCGGACCCTGATCGTGCCCGACGTCGAGGCGTTCCCGGGGCACATCGCTTGCGACGCCGTCTCGCGCTCGGAGATAGTCGTCCCGATGCTCGCCGGCGACCGCCTCCTGGGAGTGCTCGACATCGACAGCCCGAACAGAAGCCGGTTCGGTGTAGAAGACGGGGAAGGCCTCGAACGAATCGTCGAGGCGCTCCTCGTCGCTTCGGATCCACCGCACCTAGGCTGA
- the dinB gene encoding DNA polymerase IV produces MRRILHIDADAFFAAIEQRDDPKLRRRPVAVGAESARGVVLTASYEARKFGVGSAMPSRMARERCPELVFVPPRFDAYREAGEAIREIFGRYTELVEPVSIDEAYLDVSDPKIGPPSGTLIARRIKADIVRETRLTVSAGVSYCKFLAKLASGWQKPDGLTVLTPDDAERVLARLPVERIHGVGPRTSQKMHELGIHDGSDLRKQSEEFLLEKFGKVGAHYYRLARGMDDRPVDPNSVRKSVSSEETFELDIATLTELAEELPPLAQGVARRLERAGLMGRGVVLKVKYSDHSVVTRQLLLPLPVRSAGQILEVAHHILFEKLELEQPVRLLGVGVYELQEGELLQPPLFPEWSDWALGRGVASGRRGAGR; encoded by the coding sequence ATGCGCCGCATCCTGCACATCGATGCCGATGCCTTCTTCGCCGCCATCGAGCAGCGCGACGACCCCAAGTTGCGTAGGCGACCGGTCGCCGTGGGCGCCGAGAGCGCACGAGGCGTGGTACTCACCGCGAGTTACGAGGCCCGGAAGTTCGGCGTGGGTTCGGCGATGCCGTCGCGGATGGCTCGCGAGCGCTGTCCAGAACTGGTCTTCGTGCCGCCCCGTTTCGACGCGTACCGGGAGGCCGGCGAAGCGATCCGCGAGATATTCGGGCGTTACACCGAGCTCGTCGAACCGGTGAGCATCGACGAGGCCTACCTGGACGTGAGCGATCCGAAGATCGGACCCCCGAGTGGGACGTTGATAGCTCGCCGGATCAAGGCCGACATCGTACGCGAGACGAGGCTGACCGTGAGCGCTGGAGTGAGCTACTGCAAGTTCCTCGCCAAGCTGGCCTCCGGCTGGCAGAAACCGGACGGCTTAACAGTGCTGACGCCCGACGATGCCGAGAGGGTGCTGGCGCGACTGCCGGTAGAGCGGATCCACGGCGTGGGTCCACGGACCAGCCAGAAGATGCATGAACTCGGGATCCACGACGGCAGCGACCTGCGTAAGCAGAGCGAGGAGTTCCTTCTCGAGAAGTTCGGCAAGGTGGGCGCCCACTACTACCGTCTGGCGCGCGGCATGGACGACCGGCCGGTCGATCCCAACTCGGTGCGCAAGAGCGTATCCAGCGAGGAGACATTCGAACTCGACATCGCAACGCTCACGGAGCTCGCCGAGGAGCTCCCACCGTTGGCTCAGGGGGTGGCGCGGCGCCTGGAGCGAGCCGGCCTGATGGGGCGCGGCGTCGTTCTCAAGGTGAAGTACTCGGACCACAGCGTCGTGACCCGACAGCTGCTGCTGCCGCTGCCCGTCAGATCAGCCGGGCAGATCCTCGAGGTCGCCCATCACATCCTCTTCGAGAAGTTGGAGTTGGAACAGCCGGTGCGCCTGCTGGGCGTGGGGGTCTACGAACTGCAGGAGGGGGAGCTGCTGCAGCCACCGCTCTTCCCTGAGTGGAGCGACTGGGCGCTGGGTCGCGGCGTTGCGTCTGGCCGCCGGGGCGCTGGCCGCTAG